The Neurospora crassa OR74A linkage group V, whole genome shotgun sequence sequence CGACAATCAATCATTCCTTGATTGTCCTTCGTCTTCGGAGTAGCTTCAAATATCAGACTCGGAAGACAAACATACATCAAATCCTTTTAAACATGGTTGCCATCACCTCGTAACCTCAGCTCCCCTCGAGGTTGACGAAGCCCAGAAGCGGGCGGCAACAAGACCCACCTCAGAGCGTCAGGTTCCGTGTCCGCAGGCTTTCCCGTCCCCGCGCCTTCGATTCCAGGCCGGGCTTCCTTGGGCGGTGTCTGGCAACCTAGCACTAGCTTCCAGGCGGCCAGGCCCCAACCTATCTccattccacttccaccacctCACTTAGCTGCCCGCGATTCTGCCCAGGGTTTCCGCCCAGTATTGCTCCTACCGCCTGCCCGCCACGCTACGTAGGTAGAGGAGGTGCTCTTCGTAAACTTCACAAGTTCACACCTGCTTTGGGCTTGCTGCGTAATTCCGATTCTTTCTATCGTCCATCCTTTCACTTTGGCTACTATTTTTCTCAGTCCTCGACACCAAGTCAACTTTCCAACTTTCCCATCCCCAGTTGTGCGCCCACGTCTTCCGACTGTAACCTCTGTTCAGCTTGCTTCTTTCCCCTGCCCAGCCAACATTCCTGGCCGGCTTTGTTTCTGACCCCcgacccttttttttctaatatttttaccCCAAACCAAACAAAACCCGCCCGCCGAGGGATCCAAGCTTGTTGCCATCCCTCCCTGCGAGCTTCGGACTCGACTTTGGACGACAGCCGTCACAGACCTCCCCCACATCTTTCTGCACCGCAGCGCGGTTACGGACACACAAGATCCCAACCCGTTCTTTTGACATCTTCTCCCGAGGAGAGGAccaaccacaccaccacgCTAGAAATTGTCCATGCGACTGGGCCTCCCTGTCCTGACGTCGTCTGGTCCACCACGGCAACGCATGAGTTTGCCGATCACCGATaacatcaccaccgtcgAAGCTCCCTGCCCCCCCTCCATCGGCTGAACAGCTCCGACGCGATCATCCCTATATCCTTTCTCTCCCTACCTCGATCACCGCCAAATAGAAACAATGGCTTCCGCCGCGCCCAGACGCAGAAAGGTCATCGGTCAGCGTCGCAGGGTTGAGGAcgagggtgaagaggagggccCTGACACCTTGGACCTCGACGACGACTCGGTCACAGAAGCCTCCATCGCAAGCGACGACCACGACCTCGCTGATAACGACAGCGACACTAGCAATGTCGACGAggtctctccctcctcccccaaacTTCACAAGCATGTCGGCAATGGCGCCGCGAAAGCTGGAACCAGGCGCCGCGCGAGCGACACGGCTGTCGCCAAGTCTGGCGAGAAGCCCACCGTGACGGATACGGAAATTATGCTACATGGACTATCACTGGCCGACAAGGATggcgaggttgaggaagtcgACTTTGATAAAGTTCAGCATCATGAGAAAGGCCCTGCTGCCAAGGACCCCGCGGCGCCTGTCGTCGTGAGCTCGAACTCTGTCACAAAGCAGTCGCGCGTCCTCCCACACGAACAGAAACGGCGCTCGGAACATGAAGAATACCGGCGGAAGAGGGACGAAGACCCGACCTTTGTGCCCAACCGGGGTGCTTTCTTTCTACACGATCATCGTCATGCTGGACCGGCCGCGAACGGCTTCCGCCCATTTACTCGACCAGGCCGTGGAAGGGGTGGTGGACGAGGTGGTGGGCTTGTGGGCCCATTCACGTCTGTAAAGTAAGCTGGCCAAGATTCTGTTGCATATCTGTTGGTACTCGCATATACTGACCGCTGCTGCAGCCCACCTAGCAACCCCTCCGACCCCACGACGAGCGGGCCTTGGGCTCACGATATGCACGAAGAGGTCGCCGGCCCTCGCCCTCAACGACAGCAGCCACCCAGATACATGCCTGACGATGAAGGTCCTCCAAATGGAAACGGTGTCATACACAACGCGCCACTGAGCAACACCCATATCAACCGGGCCATGTCCTGCGTCAAGCCCCTTGGCAACGTAACCGTCCGCGTCTTCATCCCCAACATCAGCCTTGGGCCCAAAAGCTTCCCTAGCATACCCTTGAAACAGTACACGAAGCTTCCCGATCATCGTCCGCCTCTGCGAAGGGATAAGCCCGTCAGGATCTCCATACCATACCACAATTTCCCTGTGATGCCTCGCTATATCTTCCCGGCTAGCGATAGATcattcatcttcatcccgcGCGCTTTGCGCCCGAACAACCAGCGCGGTCGCGGCAAGGGCCCGCGTTCTGCCTATGGTTCCATTGGGGGCTTCTCTCGCAGGACTAGTGTGTTTGGAGGAAGCTTCTACGGCAGCGCCTATTCACCTAGCATTGCTATGAGTCGACGATCATCGATTGGCAGAGACTTTATGATGTCGCCGACGGGCTCTGTAATCTCCCGGCCACCTCTTCCTGTTGACGCCAACAGACCCGTTGTCCGTCTGCCACCGCACgtacagcagcagccaacgATGGTCGCAACCCAAAATATGCCCATGATGGAGCcgtccatcaacaacatcccaCAGCCGCAAATCCATCCTCTCCCACAAAAGCCTGCTTTCCAGGACAGCACTGGCACCGCTATCCCCATGCATCAACCGCGTCCCCAGAAGTCTGTGTCGGTTGAGAACATCGAGACGCCAGCGCACCCAACGGCTGCTGCACCTCCAGCTTATCAACAAGCTTTCCATCAGCAAGTTCCTCCTCAATTGGAATCGCATGCTCGGAACCCATCATACCAGTCCCAGGTTTCGACGACTCCCCTTTCACAGATTCCCGAGCGAGCTATCCATGCCGCTCCATTCCAGCCCAACACTTTCTCACAGCCCGGTTTCTACGCCCAGCCGGTGCAGATGATGCCTCCTCAGCAGGGATACTATTATCCTCAGGGAATGGGCACCGATATGCAGCCGAATGCAGCGGCGCCCGCTTTTATTCCTGGAGGGGTTCCGATGCCTCAGCCTATGGGATACACAACATCTGGGCCAGTCGACCCAGTAGCGGCCGCGAATGCTCAGGCCAGTGGGCAAAACGGTGCCTCGCAAGGTCCTGTCGCCCAAGAAATCAACGGTATGGTGTACTATTATGATCCGAACACGCTTCCTGCCATGGTTACATACCCCCAGTATCCAGCTGCAGCGCCGGCCTATGGAGGTCCTGGCGTGGTTGGGATGGGAGGCATGATGGCTCCCGGGCCAGATGCCTTCTATTATCAACCGCCGCAGCCGGGAATGGTTTACTATGCTCAATAGGACGCGGCATGGTGGCTTGATGGTAGCTGATCGGGTTGACAAGTGGATGGCTGGGATATCTGGGAAGGGCTGCTCGAATACCTGTCTGCTCATGGATGGTCGGATGCTTTTCAAAAGGAGAGGTTTCAGGCAACTGCGTTGTCGTTTGAGAAACCACAGACGAATTCTGTGGATGGACATGGGAGATGACGACCAGTAATGGAGCACAGCATCACACATTCAGTGTTGGGTCTGTCCTCAGCGTTGAAGGGTGCAGAATCTCCATGATTATCCCAAGCAATCCAACCACCtaacgtacctacctattgcTTCCATTAATGCACGACTGCGTTCGTCTTACCTCCAACCTCTTTGAGTTATTGATGAATCCCACGATCAGGTgtatttttttcttgtccAGGTGGCCATGTATGTTTTCAGGTTTCTATAGCGGGTCGGTCAGGTggtttcggcggcggcggcggcagaattgttttgtttctttaCCCGTGTTGTGTTATATTGCAAGCGACTTGATGTTTGGTCGTGATATTTTGATGTCTATTCTCTTGTACGACAATATCATTGCATTGCTGGCGACGGCCAATTTCCATGTTAGAGGTACATGCGGATGAGTCCTCTTTTCGCGTGCTTCGGTCAGCCTTTGCATGCTTCTTGTTGACATGTCTCATGCGCAAGTGGTTTTAGACTCTCTCTGGAACTCTCTGCTACGATCGTAGGTGTTTTGATATGGCGTTTGTCGAGCATGGCCTTCTCCTGAAAAGAGGACTCTCCTCGTAAGCCGCCCTGTACAATATTTGATGGTCTGCGtgatactatatatagcgtGTATATAAACCACCTGACTTTAACCTGATAAAGTTTGGTCCCGAGCACTCATATTTCCGCTTCGATGGTGAAGATATGGAAACTACTGATATTGGGGGCATAAAGGAGAACTGAAGGCGGAGGTGAACCAAGAAAGAGGCGGTGATTTGCCAGGGTTAGGGTACATGGTGGAAAATCATCGCGTCACTACTATTGGTAAGTCTACAGCAACTTCCAACTCCAGGGCGTTCGGATCAACCCCACAATTTGCGTTCCTTCTCCCGAAATGACGGGCGATGGCTGTGCAAGAAGGATTAAGTTGTGAAGATGTGTCCGTTTCAGATGTTGAAAACATTGAACAGAAAGATGCCATGTGACTCATGACTCAAGAGATTTGGATACGAAAGATAACACGTTTGCTGGGGTTGTGAGTGTCTTTCGGTGTGTTAGTTCGGATTCTAGGCTTTCAAGGACGGACGCTGGGTTCGGGCCAGGATGGACATATGGTCGGGAACGCAACGTATACTTCCTATTCACGAAGCTATAAACTCAAGGCGCTCCTCAATACTTGCCGTTGGGAAGAATTATCAAGTGTTACTGAATCTTCTCAAGAATTCACTTCCATATTGCACCTTTTATAGAACTTGCAGGTCACTTCTTCCAAGCGGCCTTTGTCCGTCAGAGGAGCTCCATCGCTTATTCGGTTACTGCGTCATagcatcgacgacgacgacaagacaAGCACTCAACACAAAACGTCAGCAATTCAACAGGAAAACACTCGCTCAGGTACATTCAAGATGAGCGACAAAAGGACGGGCATCACCGTTTTCTCTGGAGGTATATCGGCCTGACTTCAGCCACTAATTCCCCCAGACTTCTGCacgtttttttctttcttttttctgttCCATCGTTAATTCCCTTGGGGAGAACCCTGCTGAGTGGACACTTGAGCTAACAACCACGGCAACAACCCAAAGGCACCGCGGCGAACAGCCTTGTTGATGTGTTCAACGGGATCAttgaaaagaagaattgtCAACTCAACTATATCATCCCAATTAGTGACAATGGAGGAAGTTCGTCCGAGTTGATTAGGTTCATTGGAGGGCCAAGTGAGTGAGACCCTTTCTGGCCGTGTGAAAACGAGAGCTAATAATCATGCTACAGGTGTTGGTGATATTCGGAGTAAGTCTTCAAACTCATACATGGCAGACAAGAACCCGAAGATGAACCTCCTACTAACACAACCCAGGCCGTCTCGTCCGCCTTATCCCAAACCCCTCCAATAACCAAGAAAAAGCCGCCCTCAAAGCGCTCTTCGAGTACCGTCTCCCCGGTGATCCATCAAAGGCCCGTATAGAATGGCTCGACATCGTCGAAGCCCGCCACCTTCTCTGGGCCTACATCTCGTCTCCCAAACGAGAACTCATCCGGTCCATCCTCAACACCTTGAACCTCGAGATCGTCAAGCGAACCCGGCCAACGTCCACCTTCAACTTCGCCGAAGCCTCCATCGGCAACATGTTCCTGACCGGCGCCCGCATCTTCTCCGGCTCCTTTGAGTCCGCCATCTACCTCCTCTCCATGATCTGCTCCATCCCGCCCAACGTCAGCGTCCTCCCCGCCATCAACTCCAACTTCACGCACCACATCTCCGCCGGCCTCGAAGACGGCACGACCATCGCAGGGCAGGTAGCCATCAGCCACCCGAGCGCGCCCACCGCTTTGCCAGACGACGTCAAGATCTCGCTGGCCAcgccctccttccctcccttGTTGCACGGGGGACACGGCCACGGcgctcctccctcctcggcAAACCTTCACCCCGCCGCCATGGTGGCCATGGCGATGCACGACGGCGGCATCATCAAGCTGCCTCCTCAGCATTTGACCGTCCCATCTACTGCtggatcctcctcctccaccgccgcctcctcctcctccgtaaCCACGTCGCAAAAAACCACCCCAACCAAACCCACCTTCCCCTCTCTCCCCTCCCGCCCCGGCGCAAGAGCCCGCTCCCGAACCGAAACCGAAGACGCCTCCCTCCCTGGCTCTCTCCCCTCTCTGCGCACGCAAAATATCTCGTTTAGCAAATCCGATTCGGACGAAGCCGACCAGTTGAGTGCACGGATCGAAAGGGTGTGGTACATTAATCCGTACGGGCACGAGATCTGGCCGAACGCGAATCCCAAGGTGATTGATGCGTTGGCGGGGACGACCATGGTGGTGTACAGCATTGGGAGTTTGTGGACGAGTATTGTGCCTAGTTTGGTGTTGAGGGGGGTGGGGGAGGCTTTGGcgggtgaggaagaggaggaggaggaggaggaggaggaccaaagtgaggagggggagcaagggcaaggacaagGGGGAATgaaaacgacgacgacgacgacgaaaaaGGTATTGGTGCTGAACGCGACGATTGATCGCGAGACAGGGCCAAAGAGTAAACCCATGACGGCGACGGATTTCGTCAGAGCGGTGGCCGATGCCGGGGAGCAATCGCGGAGAAGTGATCCGACTTATCAACCTCGTCCTCACGGTAAGGATGACAATGATCTGGGGGCGGATAAGGATAGAGAAGGGAGACTGCTAAGAAAATACGTCACGCACTTGATCTATCTAGACGGACAAGAAGTGGGTGGACAGCTGGCGAGGACGGGGACAGCGCCAAAGGTGGACGTGAAGGAGCTGGAAGGGTTGGGGATCAAGTGTGTTAGGGTGGAGGGGAGAGTCCAGGAGGATGGGAAGGAGGTTAGGTATGATGAGGGGGGGTTGGGGGAGGCTTTGGAGGGGATTCTTGATGAGTGAGTAGTATAATCTATAGTGAGGGAGAATAAATATTCTGAAgaatgggtggtggtggtggtggtggaaataATCATTTGGGTAGTAAGTAAtgataatatatttcttttcccctccgGTGATGTCGGTGAGGCCTCGGATGTTGAGATTTGGTGGTTCGGGGGTTAATTAGGAAGCATGTGTGGATGACATATTTTTTTCTCTTGCAGGATTTAACCAAAGGATCTGTAGACGTGAGAGAATGTTAACGTGGTAACAAAATACCAAGACGAAGGAAGAGGCATGTAGAACCAAAATAGAAAACAGTTGATGTGAAGGCTAGCCAGACGTCTGTGGTTTTTGTTACAAAAATCGAATAGGTGAGTAGGTACAATTTCCAACTTCGGACCTACATACCAAACTTGCCCATCCCCGCCAGCCTTCCAAATCAGGAATCCGATTTAATGTATAAGTATGATCCAAATCAACAAGAATTACCAAAACAGCGATTTGATCCGTCTTGTACTGTCTTTTCTTCAActcatcatccatctcatccacGGTTCCGGTCCCGGTCACGGTCCCGGTCACGGTCCGAACCTTGTCCCGTGTCTTCAACATCTTGCCGGATTTGCGAAggagatatatatatatatatatatttttccaccgagaaaaaaaaaaaaaaaaaagaaagaaaaagcaagTTGCCGTCTGCATCACAAACCCACTCTGCTGCTTGGCTGACTATATGTGCGCCTGTGcagttgaggaggagctggaacTCTCACGCTTCTTGAAGGTCTGGGACTGGAACTTTCTCCTCTCGATAGTGGGCAGATTTGTTATGCTGGTATGTGGTTATTGAAGGGATAAGTGAATCACGGACTGGAGTCTCGCGCAGATGGATAAGATGAAATGGTGAGGTGTGGCATTGGAAGAAAGctaagcaaaaaaaaaaaaaaaaaaaaaaaaaaaaaaaaaaaaaaaaaaagggaaagagagggaTCTCCAGGTGTCAAAATTAAAAAAACGTGGAATAAATTCGACCATAATTTGCGAAGTGCAGCTGACATTCTCTACgtgatacctctaccgtaAGTTGTGCCAACTAAAATGTGACAAAGTCACCAAACAGACATTTCCGGGTTCGGCAAACATCAGTCAGGTAGCCCAACCGCCCCATCTTACCTATCTATCCCGCCTTGTCCGCCTGTTACTCCAACCGACGACCGAACTTCCGATTTCGACACCTCCTGTTGTGCACTCTAGGTGGCAGTCAGTCAATCAGTCAGTCAAAGTTACCTCGCAGCTTGGTTGTCTTGGTTGCACAATTTTTCACACATGTGAACGAGCCATATACATATGGAAGTAAGGCGAATAAAGGAGAGCACAAAAGGCCATGGGATGGGGTAAGAGGCGGTCGGTATCTAGCTAGCTAGCCCTGACAAGTAAGGCTGCTTCCTTCTGTGTTGCGTGAGTTGTGCTGTTGTGCGATAGTTGATGTATATGTCTGTGAAACGAAGAATCGTGAGTGTGTATGTTCAAGGGTTCCCAACAAGTCAAGCAagctgttgttggtgaggAGCCATGGTCGCCATGGTGGCCATTCCTCGAGCCGCCTCGTCGTCTGTTGTGTTGTAAGTGGCTGACCGGCATCTTTAAGCGTTTGTTTCTGAATCAGAATTTCGCGGTTTATTGAGTAGCCGTGTAGATGTTTGAACCGCTCCGTACAGCCCGGAAGATTGCGACATCTGGTGTTTTGGGCAatgaggaagggaaaagaaatagAAAGTGAAGGAGCATGGCATGGCAAATGTACCGGCGCATGCCGCAGATACTTGTTTCAAGGCGAGGCTCTGGGTTCAAAGCTTGAAACAGCTTGTTTTGGATGTGCCGAGGTGAGCATAAAATAAATGGGAAGCAGCGGTCCTCGCTTTTTGGATGACTGCAGCCTTGTTTCTCCTCATTCTCCTCCCATGGCTTGTCGATTTTCATCCGTCTGCTTTTCAAAAGGTCCGACTGTCCGTTTCGTCTCTGCTAAGATAAGTGAGATCGTCACGGAGCGTTGTCCATGTTGATCAATCCCACGTGGGATATGGGGATTGAGTGTGCTAGCCAACACACTCCGACGTTTAACACGAGAAGGGTCCCAATTCATAGGTCGTCGTGGTAGAAGTGGAAAACGGCAAATTGGGGGAATGAATCTGTGAATGGATTCATTGGCCACCCGATTAAATGGAGACTGCTGCCGCCTGGCAACTCCAGCGAGGCGGCGTGTCTCCACGCGAGGGGTCGGGAGTCTGGGGTCGGGGGGTCGGGGGGTCGGGGCTCCTGCTGGGGGGGGACTGTCATCTGACACTAGCAGGGTTACGGTATTTGGGTGACGCGGCGATAAGCGCTGCCTGCACAAGTCCTCAATAATCTACCTACCATGCGGGTACAGGTTGTATGTACCGATATCTGCTTTTACTATGTAGGTCGGTAGGCAGGCTTGTAGTTTGCAGGTGATGGCCACGGACTGTTGGTAACGTACGAAACTCGTACATAGTCAACTTTCCAGGTTGGCCAAAAATGCTGACAAAATAAATTAAGCATCGCAGCTTGCTTTGGCCTCCAGCGACACTCGCCCGCCTCGCAGTCGGCAAGCTCGGTCAAGCCCCCGGTCGTAGGCCCTCCAACTGGCGACGTACGCCCAGATTCTTCTTGTTGTGGTTTCGCCTCGATGGCGCCGTGAGCTTCCACCCAGCTTTGATGGTTGGACGTGTAATTCTGGTTTGGCCTTGACCATGTAGTGTATTAGTGATGGATAATCAGACAGTGTGAACAAAAGGAAGGACAGCACTCCATTGACGTTTCCCCTCGGAGAACCTCAAGGCAGAAACAGCGAGGATCCTGACATAATATACACAGACTTTGATGATTATTGCCAATTGATTGCGTAGGAAAGCGGGCAATGATCAAAGACAGAGGCGGTTGGTCAGAGTGAAGGAAGACGGTCAGTGCAGTGAGACATGGAAGTCTGGCTCCGTCCTGATTGGCAACGAATCTTTGTATTTTGGGTAATGATGTGTAACATTCGCACACATCCGGCACCTGAGTGGTGTTAGTGCTTGGCCATGACAATGCTTGGAGGGTAGTTGATGAGGTATTGATTTCTAACGGATCTCTGCGCACTCTCCCACCTCTGACCGCTTCCAGCTTGCTAGTGTGTTTGAAAGCATGCACTACTTGATAACAGAACTACCGCACGTCGCTTAACATTGAGGAGTACTACTGCGTGCAAACTTACCTCTAACCGGAACGGGAATTGGAAGTCCCCAACGATAGGTCATCGAAGGCGTCCCGTCCTCGGTCTTTTACATGGGCAAgtacaatacctacctagtacaCCGCGCACTGCAGCACAGTATCCCATCTGTACCAACGGACACCCGCCAACGTGCCCGTGAGGCAACTACTATTAGAGCCTGGCTCTTACTCCAAACTCGCCTGCTCAGCTGTTCTCCCcattttctctttttatttccaccaccgcctttGCAATTCAGCAATCATCAACAAATCCGGCTTCCAACCAGTTTCATCAATTTTGACTGTAAGTCGGCCCTTCACGTTCAAGCAAGCGTTATTCGCCAACCCGTCGCGGATTTGGACACCGCCTCGGCTTGCGGTCCACCACTGCGTCGTGTCGGATTGTCGTCGACGAGGACCTTCCTGGGCTTTCTCTAACAGgctccctccctcccatcACAGATCTGATTCCCTTCATCgaccaccatcaacaacaccgcATCAGGCGGCTACCAGCAACGGACTACAGTAAGTTGGCATTATGCGGTGAATGATTTGTaccttttgttttgtttcgaTACACaccgttgtcgttgtcgtcgtgggTGGTCTTGTTCCCTTCTGTTGCCGGCTCAAATGATCGTCTTCCCTTCTTGTGCCATTCAGTGCTGTTGCTTGTGGCGGGTTTAGCGCTCCCTTTACCGCCTATCGTACCCGTTCACTATAAGAGTCCATGCATCCCGCTTATCGTCCCCTTCCTCGCTCCCGACTTTTGGACTACAGGTACTTGCTGGACCTTCTTTGACTAACACATCCATCTTCAAATCATTCAGTCCGGCATCATGGCGGCACCTCCACCAAGCCCCGATACCCCCATCACCCTCAAGGTGGCATTTGACGGTGCTTCTCGCAGGTTCAAGCTTCCGCTCCGCGACCTAACTGCTAGCTCGCTGGAGACCAAGGTACGTCACTATTTGGTCACCAAAGACACACCGCGGCAGTCTTGTCATTCCCTTTTATCAAATACAGGACATATCCACTGACAGTTCGACCAGTTGCGTGCCCACCTGGAGATTCCCGCCGAAACCAACGTCGTCTTCGAGCGGTATTCCGACTCGGCTGGCACATACGTCACCCTTGATCCCGCCAACACTTCGGTCTATAAACAGTTGTTCCGCGCGGCCAAGGCGAAGCAGAAGCTTAAACTGCGTGTCAACCGTGCGATGGCAGAGACGCCTGCCCAGACCTCCACTCCCGAGGCGCCCCAGGACACCACAACAGAAGCCAAGCCCGCCTCGGTCGAAGGCGAAGCCACAGAGACAGAGGGCGATGCTTCACCGTCAAACCCTACTAGCCCCGTGTATGACGAAACCACCGAGGTCACCAAGTCAATTGAGACGGACGCTTCACCCAGCAAAACCTTCGAGTCTCTCCAGGCTCAGCGCTCCGACATTATCACACGCGTCAACAACGCCATGGACCGTATCGAGGATCTTCAGTCCCGCCTGCCCTTCGGCCGTGCCGCCAGTGTAGCGTCTATGCCTATCAGCGCCATCTCCCACACCGACACCCAGGAGTCTACCCGTTCCGGCTATGCCGTCTGCTGCAACAGCTGCGACCGGACCATTCCCTATGAGCATTACCACTGCTCCGTCTGTGACGACGGCGATTTTGATCTTTGCCCTGACTgccacaacaacaagggtGTCATTTGCCACCAGTATGGTCACGTCCTGACCAAGCGCTTTATCAGCAATGGCTCCATCACTACCGTTGACACCATGCCTCGCATCGTCGACCAGGATAGACTCGCACTGTCCAAGGCTACAGGGGAACGTCTTGAGGGAGCTCATGCCGAGTATATGGCCAAGCTCCAGCAGGCTGAGTATGAGAGAGCCAAACGTCAGCAGGCTGTGTTCGAGAAGTTCAAGGCTGAGAGCTCGAGATCTtctgcccctcctcctcctcctcctcccgcttcCCGCTACGAGAGTGTCCCTCCCTCCGTCGAGTCTTATTCACAGGCTACTCTGCGCACCTGCAACTGCTGCATTCAAGACTTGCCCGAGGCCGAATTTGTCCATTGCCAGACATGCGACGACTTCGATCTTTGCAAGGTTTGCTTTGCCAAGAATCGCCACGGGCATCACCCCAAGCACGCCTTTTCCCCTATTGTGCCGGGGACTTGTACGGAGGCGGACGTCAAGAGCCGTCTCGCTCCGGGCCGCAACCAACTTCACCACGCTATCTGCGATGGCTGTGACAAGGACATCCGCGGCGTCCGTCACAAGTGCCTCCAATGCCCCGACTGGGACTATTGCTCAAACTGCTACGAGTCAGCTTCATATATCCATGCCAATCATCGCTTCGTCCCTATTTACGAGCCACTTGAGCCTACCCATATGTGCCCTGTCCCGCGCGCTCTTACTCACGTCGGAGTATGCTGCGATGGCCCGCtgtgcaacaacaaccgctcTGGCTATACCTACATTGTCGGCGACCGCTACAAGTGCGCCGTTTGTGACGATGTGGACTTCTGCGCCAAGTGCGAGGCGAGCCCCGCCAACACTCACAACAAGACCCACCCCTTGATCAAGTTCAAGACCCCCGTTCGGAACGTCAATGTCACGACTACCGGCGAGCATGAAAATGGACGCAGGATGCCGGCCATGGGCGATCGGCCGCGTTCTGGCCGTCGCGTTACCACTTCGCGTGCCACGGGTACCGAGTCGTTCCCGTCCAACGTCATGACTGTGGTGGACGTAAAGCCTTCCGAGCCTGCTCCCGCTGTAAAGACCGAGGAAGCTGAGACCCCGGCTCGTGTGTATGTCGCTACATATGTGCGAGAcaaggttgttgatggtACCGTTTTCGGACCTGACCATGTCTTTGAGCAAACCTGGGTCGTCCGCAATGACGGACCCACTCCCTGGCCGGCTGGATGCTTTGTCAAGTACCTTCATGGCGAGTACATGGGTCATGTAGACCCAGCTCACCCCACTGCCACCGGTGACCTCGAGTCTTGCTTGCAATCCAACGTGTGCGAGCATCCGGTGGCTCCTGGTGAATCCGTGCCCTTCACGGTTCTTCTCCGGAGCCCTTCAAGGGAAGGCAGACATCTGTCGCACTGGCGGGTGTCGACGAAGCAGGGCC is a genomic window containing:
- a CDS encoding UPF0052 domain-containing protein — translated: MSDKRTGITVFSGGTAANSLVDVFNGIIEKKNCQLNYIIPISDNGGSSSELIRFIGGPSVGDIRSRLVRLIPNPSNNQEKAALKALFEYRLPGDPSKARIEWLDIVEARHLLWAYISSPKRELIRSILNTLNLEIVKRTRPTSTFNFAEASIGNMFLTGARIFSGSFESAIYLLSMICSIPPNVSVLPAINSNFTHHISAGLEDGTTIAGQVAISHPSAPTALPDDVKISLATPSFPPLLHGGHGHGAPPSSANLHPAAMVAMAMHDGGIIKLPPQHLTVPSTAGSSSSTAASSSSVTTSQKTTPTKPTFPSLPSRPGARARSRTETEDASLPGSLPSLRTQNISFSKSDSDEADQLSARIERVWYINPYGHEIWPNANPKVIDALAGTTMVVYSIGSLWTSIVPSLVLRGVGEALAGEEEEEEEEEEDQSEEGEQGQGQGGMKTTTTTTKKVLVLNATIDRETGPKSKPMTATDFVRAVADAGEQSRRSDPTYQPRPHGKDDNDLGADKDREGRLLRKYVTHLIYLDGQEVGGQLARTGTAPKVDVKELEGLGIKCVRVEGRVQEDGKEVRYDEGGLGEALEGILDE
- a CDS encoding ZZ type zinc finger domain-containing protein, whose translation is MAAPPPSPDTPITLKVAFDGASRRFKLPLRDLTASSLETKLRAHLEIPAETNVVFERYSDSAGTYVTLDPANTSVYKQLFRAAKAKQKLKLRVNRAMAETPAQTSTPEAPQDTTTEAKPASVEGEATETEGDASPSNPTSPVYDETTEVTKSIETDASPSKTFESLQAQRSDIITRVNNAMDRIEDLQSRLPFGRAASVASMPISAISHTDTQESTRSGYAVCCNSCDRTIPYEHYHCSVCDDGDFDLCPDCHNNKGVICHQYGHVLTKRFISNGSITTVDTMPRIVDQDRLALSKATGERLEGAHAEYMAKLQQAEYERAKRQQAVFEKFKAESSRSSAPPPPPPPASRYESVPPSVESYSQATLRTCNCCIQDLPEAEFVHCQTCDDFDLCKVCFAKNRHGHHPKHAFSPIVPGTCTEADVKSRLAPGRNQLHHAICDGCDKDIRGVRHKCLQCPDWDYCSNCYESASYIHANHRFVPIYEPLEPTHMCPVPRALTHVGVCCDGPLCNNNRSGYTYIVGDRYKCAVCDDVDFCAKCEASPANTHNKTHPLIKFKTPVRNVNVTTTGEHENGRRMPAMGDRPRSGRRVTTSRATGTESFPSNVMTVVDVKPSEPAPAVKTEEAETPARVYVATYVRDKVVDGTVFGPDHVFEQTWVVRNDGPTPWPAGCFVKYLHGEYMGHVDPAHPTATGDLESCLQSNVCEHPVAPGESVPFTVLLRSPSREGRHLSHWRVSTKQGLMIGHKLWCDIVVKKPEIAPEEKVQEAPAKVKDLEENMAKLNIEPETNDAAPIDHSQVVFPKLDKESPSASVHQEVAHSPVESRPEEEDYEECEDAEWDEDASESYMTDEEYDILDASDEESVSGPNK